TGCGCCAGCGCCGCACGGTGCTCGCCACCCTCGCCGACGCGGCGCAGGTTGACGCGCTCGCCGCGATGCTGCGCGACAAGCTCGAACCCGGGGCGGAGGTGCTGCCCAGCGAAGCCGAGTCGCAGGTGCGTTTCTCCAGCACCGCCGACGACCGCCAGCTCGCCGAGCTGCTCACCGCCGCCGTCAACGCCGGCATCGCCATCGCCCAGTTCAACGAAGTCCCGATGGACCTCGAAGACGCGTTCCTTGAAGTCACGGGCCTCGGCCACGCCGGCGAAGGGCCCTCCGACGCGCCGGTCGGCCGCCCGGCGAAAGCGGAGACGGATGATGCGGTGACGACGTGACGTATTAATCGTTCTCGTTCTCGTTCCTCGTTCCTCGTTCCTCGTTCCTCGTTCCTCGTTCCTCGTTCCTCGTTCTCGTAATCGATTCGCCCATGGCACACCAGTTCGATCACGAAAAACTTGATGTCTACCGACTGAGCATCGAATTCGTCGGCTGGGTCATCCGTCTCGTCGCGGACATGGACGGGTTCGCTCGCCAAGCGCGTGACCAGCTCCTGCGTTCTTCGCAGTCAATTCCGCTAAATATTGCTGAAGGCAACGGCAAACGAGCGGGCAAAGATCGGTGTCGATCTTTTGAGATTGCGCGTGGATCAGCGATGGAATCGGCCGCGACACTGGATGTCATCGCGGCAATTGGTGCCGCCTCCTCTGAGTCGATCGAACAGGGAAAGGCCATGCAGCTGAGAATTGTTTCGATGTTGACAAAACTGGCTCCGCCGAAGGATTGATCGATTACGAGAACGAGGAACGAGAACGAGAACGAACAGACATACCTATGACCAACCCCATCATCCAACGCGAACTCATTTCCGTCCTTCGCCAGCCGCGGGCGTGGGCGATTCAGTTGATTTTCGCGGCGGCGCTTTGCCTGCTGGTGTTGACCGTCTGGCCGGACTCGGCGACGGTCAATCTCGGCGGGCGGCAGGCGCAGCAGTTGCTCTCCGTCTTCGTGTACGGCCTGCTGGTCGGGCTGATCCTCATGGCCCCGGCGTTCCCGGCGATGGCGATCGTGCGTGAACGCCAGCAGGGAACGCTCACGCTTCTGCTCACCAGCCCGCTGACGCCCACCGACATCCTGCTGGGCAAGATCAGCGCCGCCCTCGGCTTCGTCGCGCTGCTGCTGATCCTCTCGCTGCCGGGGGCGGCGGCGTGTTTCGTCATGGGCGGCGTGGCCATCGAACAGCTCGCCTGGGTCTACGCCGTGCTCGCCCTGGTGGCGGCCCAGTACGCGCTGCTCGCCCTGTTCATCTCCGCGCGCGTCAAGAGCACTGACGCCGCCCTGCGCATCACCTACGGCCTCATCCTCGTCATGTGCGTCTTCACCCTCGGGCCCAACCTCATGCTCCAGGGCAAAATGACCGGCCCGATGGCGCCGATCGGCGACGCGGCCCAGTGGCTCGCCTCCGTCAGTCCCCTCCCGGCGGTGATGCATCTTGTCGGTCACGAATCTGTCGGCTCGCGCGGACTGGCCGCCACCGATGATCCCGTCACGCAGTACGCCCTGCTCGCCGCCCTGTCGATCGTCGCATTCGCGATCGGCACGCACATGAAGCTCCGCCCGATGGTGACGGACCG
The nucleotide sequence above comes from Planctomycetota bacterium. Encoded proteins:
- a CDS encoding four helix bundle protein → MAHQFDHEKLDVYRLSIEFVGWVIRLVADMDGFARQARDQLLRSSQSIPLNIAEGNGKRAGKDRCRSFEIARGSAMESAATLDVIAAIGAASSESIEQGKAMQLRIVSMLTKLAPPKD